In a genomic window of Thiolapillus brandeum:
- the amrA gene encoding AmmeMemoRadiSam system protein A, whose protein sequence is MSSTENNTLNPRQREILLEIARNSIQNGLREGYPLTVNPEDFDPELRKQRASFVTLNRHGQLRGCIGHLQAIQPLVRDVAENAYSAAFNDNRFPPLSEPEFRDLDIHISVLSPAEPMEFDSEGDLLQQLRPGIDGLILEDGYYRGTFLPSVWEQLPTPELFLAHLKQKAGLPPNYWSDTLRVSRYTTESFGKE, encoded by the coding sequence ATGTCTTCAACTGAGAACAACACACTGAATCCCCGGCAGAGAGAAATCCTGCTGGAAATTGCCCGGAATTCCATACAAAACGGATTGCGTGAAGGCTATCCCCTGACCGTGAATCCCGAGGACTTCGACCCTGAACTGCGGAAACAACGGGCAAGCTTCGTTACCCTCAACCGCCATGGCCAGCTCCGCGGCTGTATTGGCCACTTGCAGGCCATCCAGCCCCTGGTAAGGGATGTCGCTGAAAATGCCTACAGCGCCGCTTTCAATGACAATCGTTTCCCTCCGCTGAGTGAACCGGAATTCAGGGATCTCGATATTCACATATCCGTACTCAGCCCGGCTGAGCCCATGGAATTCGATTCTGAAGGCGACCTCCTGCAACAGCTGCGCCCTGGCATAGATGGCCTGATTCTGGAAGATGGTTACTACCGCGGCACCTTCCTGCCCTCAGTTTGGGAACAACTGCCAACTCCCGAGCTGTTCCTGGCTCACCTGAAACAGAAAGCGGGACTACCCCCCAACTACTGGTCTGACACGCTCCGGGTATCCCGCTATACTACGGAATCCTTTGGAAAAGAGTAA
- a CDS encoding cytochrome b/b6 domain-containing protein: MPEAEIRRLPVWGKALRLCHWGLALSVLVLLFSGWLIRWVPERAQSLDEVHFTSAALAIAALLIRLWLLFAGKGTATLNHLLPSRHSLGQAWAVLRSYLTLGKIRLPRWYAHNPLWAPLYLLLFLVLLIQAGSGLLLLNQITLLGDLSLRQVHVNGYYLIAGFTLLHILASFFHDAKGDGSDISAMVSGQRIFIIEAPEAHKSPQDNVVVSLDPGKFRKPEKP; encoded by the coding sequence ATGCCTGAAGCCGAAATCCGCCGTCTGCCCGTATGGGGCAAGGCCCTGCGCCTTTGTCACTGGGGGTTGGCCCTTTCCGTACTGGTATTGCTTTTCAGCGGATGGCTCATCCGTTGGGTACCGGAGCGCGCTCAAAGCCTGGATGAAGTCCATTTCACGAGTGCCGCCCTGGCCATTGCCGCATTGCTGATCCGCCTGTGGCTGTTGTTTGCCGGAAAGGGTACTGCTACATTGAATCACCTGCTGCCCAGCCGCCACAGTCTGGGGCAGGCCTGGGCGGTGTTGCGCAGCTACCTGACCCTGGGCAAGATACGGCTGCCCAGGTGGTACGCCCACAATCCCCTTTGGGCACCCCTGTACCTGCTGTTATTCCTGGTGCTCCTGATTCAGGCCGGCAGTGGCCTGCTGTTGTTGAATCAAATCACTCTGTTGGGCGATCTGAGCCTGCGGCAGGTACATGTCAACGGCTATTACCTGATTGCCGGTTTCACCTTGCTGCATATCCTTGCCAGCTTCTTTCATGATGCCAAGGGTGATGGATCAGATATTTCCGCCATGGTCAGCGGGCAGCGTATCTTCATCATCGAAGCCCCGGAAGCCCACAAATCCCCGCAGGACAATGTGGTGGTCAGCCTAGATCCCGGCAAATTCAGGAAGCCAGAAAAGCCCTGA
- the gluQRS gene encoding tRNA glutamyl-Q(34) synthetase GluQRS yields the protein MAYRGRFAPSPSGPLHAGSLVAAVASYADALAHRGQWLVRMEDVDEGRSIPGAADAILKTLECHGFQWHGDVLFQSTRKDRYREVINTLINDDQAYRCACTRKQIQAAGHEGIEGIIYPGTCRQGLPSGQSGKAVRLRTDDRKICFQDRICGTHCQVLSKDIGDFIIQRADGYTAYQLAVVIDDADQGINQVVRGKDLLLSTPRQIRLQEHLGFPRPEYAHVPLLLDEQGRKLSKQDKARPLLDRNPLPALLSAWQYLGQVPPPEAPANQAAFWNWAKTHWDIARVPME from the coding sequence ATGGCTTATCGCGGTCGTTTCGCACCATCACCCAGCGGGCCACTGCACGCCGGATCACTCGTCGCTGCCGTTGCCAGCTATGCCGATGCCCTTGCCCACAGGGGTCAATGGCTGGTGCGCATGGAAGATGTGGATGAAGGACGCAGCATCCCCGGAGCTGCCGATGCCATCCTCAAGACCCTGGAATGCCATGGTTTCCAGTGGCATGGCGATGTGCTATTTCAAAGCACTCGCAAGGATCGATACAGGGAAGTAATCAATACGCTGATCAACGATGATCAGGCTTACCGGTGCGCCTGTACCCGCAAACAGATTCAAGCGGCCGGGCATGAAGGAATCGAAGGCATCATCTATCCCGGCACCTGCCGCCAGGGGCTACCCTCCGGACAGTCAGGCAAGGCGGTACGCCTGCGCACGGATGACCGGAAAATCTGTTTTCAGGATCGAATATGCGGGACGCACTGCCAGGTTCTCTCTAAGGATATCGGCGATTTCATTATCCAGCGCGCGGATGGCTACACGGCCTATCAACTGGCCGTGGTGATCGATGACGCTGACCAGGGAATCAATCAGGTCGTCAGGGGTAAGGACCTGCTGCTCTCCACACCCCGTCAGATCCGTCTTCAGGAACACTTGGGTTTCCCCCGTCCGGAATACGCCCATGTCCCTCTATTGCTGGATGAACAGGGACGCAAACTCAGCAAACAGGACAAGGCCCGCCCATTGCTCGACAGGAATCCACTCCCTGCCCTGCTATCTGCCTGGCAGTACCTGGGACAGGTGCCGCCCCCGGAGGCACCAGCCAACCAGGCAGCATTCTGGAACTGGGCCAAAACCCACTGGGACATCGCCCGGGTGCCCATGGAATAG
- a CDS encoding HAD family hydrolase, which produces MAELEALIFDVDGTLADTEKDGHRVAFNKAFAGAGLDWDWSVDIYGDLLTVTGGKERMKFYLKKYRPDFSVDGDLDAFVADLHAAKTEYYKALMVDPGLPLRPGVERLLREARDAGLRLAIATTTTPANVTALLKNSLAEDAEDWFEVIAAGDLVPAKKPAPDIYVWAMEQMNLTPEQCLAFEDSDNGVKSVLGSGISSLLVTVNDYTRNQDFSGATLVVDNLGEPGQPCRVLAGPDLVQGQVDIQSLKAIHEHATG; this is translated from the coding sequence ATGGCTGAACTGGAAGCTTTGATTTTCGATGTGGATGGTACCCTGGCGGATACCGAGAAGGACGGCCACCGCGTCGCCTTCAACAAGGCGTTTGCGGGTGCCGGCCTGGACTGGGACTGGAGCGTAGATATCTACGGCGACCTGCTCACAGTCACTGGTGGCAAGGAGCGCATGAAATTCTACTTGAAGAAATACCGCCCGGATTTCAGTGTTGACGGTGACCTGGATGCATTTGTTGCGGATTTGCACGCAGCCAAGACCGAATACTACAAGGCCTTGATGGTGGATCCGGGGCTGCCTCTGCGGCCAGGTGTGGAGCGCTTACTGCGTGAGGCAAGGGATGCTGGCCTGCGCCTGGCCATTGCCACCACCACGACTCCCGCCAATGTTACGGCCCTGTTGAAGAACAGCCTGGCGGAAGACGCCGAAGACTGGTTCGAGGTGATTGCAGCGGGCGATCTCGTTCCCGCCAAGAAGCCTGCGCCGGATATCTATGTCTGGGCCATGGAGCAGATGAACCTGACTCCTGAGCAATGTCTGGCCTTCGAGGACTCGGACAATGGCGTAAAATCCGTGCTTGGTTCGGGTATCAGCTCCCTGCTGGTAACGGTGAATGACTATACCCGGAACCAGGATTTCTCCGGTGCTACTCTGGTGGTCGATAATTTGGGAGAGCCGGGGCAGCCTTGCCGGGTTCTTGCGGGTCCCGATCTTGTTCAGGGTCAGGTGGACATCCAGTCATTGAAGGCCATACACGAGCATGCCACAGGCTGA
- the amrB gene encoding AmmeMemoRadiSam system protein B, translated as MNSVLLPSVAGAFYPQEPETLATMIDELLDEQEPLPQPVPKAIIAPHAGYIYSGPVAASAYRQLLLPNRIHRVVVLAPAHRVPFRGLATTSADWMRTPLGDIPVDRSAVQQALALPQVQEFDGAFAGEHALEVQLPFLQRTLNDFSIVPFIVGQASAEEVSEVLDQLWDGEETLIVISSDLSHFLDYHSARTRDQHTSMAIVELNPEAIDFEDACGRIPVSGLLLSAREHGLQARNLDLRNSGDTAGDKSRVVGYGAYVFN; from the coding sequence ATGAACAGCGTACTTCTTCCCTCCGTGGCAGGGGCATTCTATCCGCAGGAACCGGAAACACTGGCAACCATGATCGATGAATTGCTGGACGAACAGGAACCTCTGCCGCAACCCGTTCCCAAGGCCATCATTGCACCTCACGCAGGCTACATCTACTCAGGACCGGTAGCAGCCAGCGCTTACCGGCAGTTGCTGCTGCCCAACAGGATACACAGGGTGGTTGTTCTGGCCCCCGCACACCGGGTACCTTTCCGCGGCCTGGCCACCACCTCCGCTGACTGGATGCGCACCCCCCTTGGCGATATTCCCGTCGACAGAAGCGCCGTGCAACAGGCTCTGGCATTGCCCCAGGTTCAGGAGTTCGATGGCGCATTTGCCGGAGAGCATGCCCTGGAGGTGCAGCTGCCCTTCCTGCAACGTACCCTGAACGACTTCAGTATCGTGCCATTTATCGTGGGCCAGGCATCTGCAGAAGAAGTCAGCGAGGTTCTGGATCAGCTCTGGGATGGCGAGGAAACCCTCATTGTGATCAGCTCCGATCTCAGCCATTTCCTGGATTACCACAGCGCCCGCACCAGGGATCAGCACACCAGCATGGCTATCGTGGAACTGAATCCCGAAGCCATCGATTTTGAGGATGCCTGTGGTCGCATACCGGTCAGTGGCCTGTTGTTATCGGCCCGGGAGCATGGCTTGCAGGCCAGAAACCTGGATCTTAGAAATTCCGGCGATACCGCCGGGGACAAGAGTCGAGTCGTGGGGTATGGCGCTTATGTCTTCAACTGA
- the dksA gene encoding RNA polymerase-binding protein DksA: MNIDPLSFKPYKAKRGEEYMNEKQEAHFRSILENWRKSLMEEVDRTVHHMKDDAANFPDPNDRASQETEFSIELRTRDRERKLLKKINEALDLIDAHEYGYCESCGAEIGIRRLEARPTANLCIECKTLEEIREKNYG; the protein is encoded by the coding sequence ATGAACATCGATCCTCTTTCCTTTAAGCCCTACAAGGCCAAACGAGGAGAGGAATATATGAACGAAAAACAGGAAGCCCATTTTCGTTCTATCCTGGAGAACTGGCGCAAGTCTCTGATGGAAGAAGTGGATCGTACGGTACACCATATGAAGGATGACGCCGCCAACTTCCCGGATCCCAACGACCGGGCCAGTCAGGAGACAGAGTTCAGTATCGAGCTGCGTACCCGCGATCGCGAACGCAAGCTCCTGAAGAAGATCAACGAAGCCCTGGATCTCATCGATGCCCACGAATACGGCTACTGTGAATCCTGCGGTGCGGAAATTGGCATCCGCCGCCTGGAAGCACGTCCCACGGCCAACCTGTGCATCGAATGCAAGACCCTGGAAGAAATCCGGGAGAAGAACTACGGTTGA
- the amrS gene encoding AmmeMemoRadiSam system radical SAM enzyme translates to MNMPQSVVTRYWHKLEDGRVQCDLCPRECKLKEGQRGLCFVRARENDAVVLTTYGRSSGFCVDPIEKKPLNHFLPGTPVFSFGTAGCNLSCKYCQNWDMSKSREMDILANQATPEEIANAAVKLECRSVAYTYNDPVIFMEYAVDTGRACHEQGLKNVAVTAGYISPGAREEFFSVMDAANVDLKGFSEDFYRKLTGGHLQPVLDTLKYLKHETDVWFEITNLLIPGHNDTEDEMKRMIEWILEELGEDVPLHFSAFHPDYKMRDVPPTSPEALAHARNLAISFGLHYVYTGNVHDSRGGSTWCPQCGELLIERDWYVLGKWGLDEKACCRSCGTRIPGVFEEAPGDWGAKRLPISM, encoded by the coding sequence ATGAATATGCCACAAAGTGTAGTAACCAGGTATTGGCATAAGCTGGAGGACGGCCGCGTTCAATGTGACTTGTGCCCCCGTGAATGCAAGTTGAAAGAAGGGCAACGGGGTTTGTGTTTCGTGCGCGCACGTGAAAACGATGCCGTAGTTCTGACCACTTATGGTCGCTCCAGTGGATTCTGTGTGGATCCCATTGAGAAAAAGCCCCTGAATCATTTCCTGCCGGGGACACCCGTATTTTCCTTTGGCACTGCCGGGTGCAATCTTTCCTGCAAGTACTGCCAGAACTGGGATATGAGCAAGTCCAGGGAAATGGATATTCTCGCCAACCAGGCCACTCCGGAAGAGATTGCCAATGCAGCCGTGAAACTGGAATGCCGTAGCGTGGCCTACACCTACAATGACCCTGTGATTTTTATGGAGTATGCAGTAGACACGGGCAGGGCCTGCCATGAGCAGGGGCTGAAGAATGTTGCTGTGACAGCAGGTTACATCTCTCCCGGTGCCCGGGAGGAGTTCTTCTCAGTGATGGATGCCGCCAACGTGGATCTCAAGGGTTTCAGTGAGGATTTCTACCGCAAGCTGACAGGCGGACATTTGCAGCCAGTCCTGGATACGCTCAAGTATCTCAAACATGAAACCGATGTCTGGTTTGAGATCACGAATCTGCTGATTCCCGGGCACAATGACACCGAGGATGAGATGAAGCGCATGATTGAATGGATACTGGAAGAACTGGGGGAGGATGTACCCCTGCATTTCAGCGCCTTCCATCCGGACTACAAGATGCGTGATGTTCCGCCGACCTCGCCTGAAGCTCTGGCCCATGCGCGAAACCTGGCCATATCCTTCGGTCTGCATTACGTCTATACCGGCAATGTGCATGACAGCCGCGGGGGAAGCACCTGGTGTCCTCAGTGCGGGGAGCTGCTTATCGAGAGGGATTGGTATGTACTCGGCAAATGGGGCCTTGATGAGAAAGCTTGCTGCCGATCCTGTGGCACAAGGATTCCCGGAGTATTCGAGGAAGCTCCGGGAGACTGGGGAGCCAAAAGGCTTCCCATATCCATGTAG
- a CDS encoding DUF1501 domain-containing protein, with the protein MKISRRGFLAGSASVSATLGGAKLGFSAVPSKSPASSRTLVYLFLRGGMDGLSLVMPRVGSDRTEYLNKRPNIAVPISNMHDLNGSFGLHGNADGLKSLYDSGKLAFIHAVGMPEGQASRSHFDSQEMFELGTPGNLSTTTGWLARHMNTSPHIAPGAVIPSLATTASAPTSLLGDFSAMSLDDASSFHPNSGRYGDEHVRALARIYNGTSTLDYAVQNSLDMINLLEQIDITVPSTYPNTGLADDLGLVAGMIKENVGLQVATVDFGGWDTHNGQGNDGGGYFATHVGDLSAAIKAFMDDLESSGLIDDVVLVVHSEFGRRVRENGNEGTDHGTAQPMMVIGGQVLGGSIYGYFPGLKDTDLYLNTDLRMTTDFRRVLSDVVGNFLLNPNLSTVFPGYTGPKSIGLFDTNKIFASGFE; encoded by the coding sequence ATGAAAATCAGCAGAAGAGGATTTCTGGCAGGTTCTGCCTCCGTATCCGCCACCCTGGGTGGCGCAAAACTGGGTTTTTCCGCCGTACCATCCAAATCACCGGCAAGCAGCAGAACATTGGTCTACCTGTTTTTGCGGGGCGGTATGGATGGTTTGAGCCTGGTAATGCCCCGGGTGGGATCCGATCGAACCGAGTATCTGAACAAGCGGCCCAATATCGCCGTGCCCATCAGCAATATGCATGACCTGAACGGCTCATTCGGCCTGCATGGCAATGCTGACGGGCTGAAGAGCCTGTATGACAGCGGCAAACTCGCGTTCATCCACGCAGTGGGAATGCCTGAAGGACAGGCATCGCGAAGTCATTTTGATTCCCAGGAGATGTTTGAACTGGGAACCCCCGGCAATTTGTCGACGACCACAGGTTGGCTGGCCCGGCATATGAATACATCGCCACATATTGCTCCGGGGGCGGTGATACCTTCGCTGGCCACCACAGCATCGGCGCCTACCAGTCTTTTGGGAGATTTCAGTGCCATGTCTCTTGATGATGCCAGCAGTTTCCATCCGAATTCCGGTAGATATGGCGATGAACATGTAAGAGCACTGGCCCGAATCTACAACGGCACTTCCACCCTGGATTATGCGGTGCAGAATTCCCTGGATATGATCAATCTGCTCGAGCAGATTGATATTACAGTACCAAGTACCTATCCCAATACCGGCCTGGCGGATGATCTGGGCCTGGTGGCTGGTATGATCAAGGAGAACGTGGGGCTGCAGGTGGCTACGGTGGATTTTGGAGGCTGGGATACCCACAATGGTCAGGGGAATGATGGTGGTGGTTACTTTGCCACCCATGTGGGCGATCTGTCTGCGGCCATCAAGGCGTTTATGGATGACCTGGAGTCCTCTGGACTGATCGACGATGTGGTGTTGGTCGTGCATTCGGAGTTTGGCCGCCGGGTCAGGGAGAATGGCAACGAGGGCACGGATCATGGTACCGCCCAACCCATGATGGTCATTGGTGGACAGGTACTGGGAGGCTCGATTTATGGCTACTTCCCTGGACTGAAGGATACCGATCTGTACCTGAATACGGATCTGCGCATGACAACGGATTTCCGACGAGTATTGAGTGATGTGGTGGGCAACTTCCTCCTCAATCCCAATTTGTCAACGGTCTTCCCCGGTTACACGGGCCCCAAGTCCATTGGATTGTTTGATACCAACAAGATCTTTGCGAGCGGATTCGAGTAG
- a CDS encoding hemerythrin domain-containing protein: protein MFGFFKRRKQKDTTTAKVASADTAPGTQISYHQELVPELLDDHQMLLGLFGKVSQAYEANEYERLPSMLQEFGSLLRGHLLKENIKLYVYLQHALANDPDNAALMQGFRKEMNGISRTVTRFLKHYGEENWDRQRQESFGNDLQTIGEVLVKRIETEESVLYPLYMPPGSYA from the coding sequence ATGTTTGGATTCTTCAAGCGTAGAAAACAAAAAGACACCACAACAGCAAAGGTTGCTTCTGCGGATACGGCTCCAGGAACTCAGATCAGTTATCACCAGGAACTGGTGCCAGAACTCCTGGATGATCATCAAATGCTTCTGGGCTTGTTCGGTAAGGTTTCCCAGGCTTATGAAGCCAATGAATATGAGCGCCTGCCTTCCATGCTGCAGGAATTTGGCTCGCTTCTCCGAGGACATTTGCTCAAGGAAAACATAAAACTCTATGTCTACCTGCAACATGCATTGGCCAATGATCCGGACAACGCAGCGCTCATGCAGGGGTTCCGCAAGGAGATGAACGGGATCAGCCGGACCGTGACCCGGTTTCTCAAACACTATGGTGAGGAGAACTGGGATCGACAGCGCCAGGAAAGTTTTGGCAATGACCTTCAGACCATAGGTGAGGTTCTGGTCAAGCGTATCGAGACTGAGGAAAGTGTGCTCTATCCCCTGTATATGCCACCGGGTTCCTATGCCTGA
- a CDS encoding pyridoxal phosphate-dependent aminotransferase, translating into MPQADPHLARRMAGIEPFYVMDILARARQMDAEGRDVVHMEVGEPDFATPEPIVRAGIQALEEGRTHYTPATGLPALREAISGYYASRFGENVDPARIVVTPGASGALQLLLAVLVNPGEKVLMPDPGYPCNRHMVRLFEGEAVSLGVKASRDFCLANDQVIHHWDSHTRALMVATPANPTGRLLSLEQLEQFYSAALAPGGAFIVDEIYQGLVYEQPVETALSLGEEHLFVVNSFSKFFGMTGWRLGWVVAPRAYVPALDRLAQNIFLAAPTMSQYAALAAFHPETLEILEQRRNIFQQRRDYLYQALTELGFRIHGKPEGAFYLYADVSRFSNDSFAFARQLLEQARVAITPGRDFGSYRPEKFVRFAYTTDMDRLKLGIARIRAFLAS; encoded by the coding sequence ATGCCACAGGCTGATCCTCATCTCGCCCGCCGTATGGCAGGTATCGAACCTTTTTATGTGATGGATATTCTCGCCCGGGCGCGGCAAATGGATGCCGAAGGCAGGGATGTGGTGCATATGGAAGTCGGGGAGCCGGATTTCGCCACCCCGGAGCCCATCGTGAGGGCCGGCATCCAGGCTTTGGAAGAGGGCAGGACCCACTACACTCCGGCCACCGGTCTGCCGGCACTGCGCGAAGCCATCAGTGGCTACTACGCCAGCCGCTTTGGAGAGAATGTTGATCCGGCACGGATCGTTGTCACGCCGGGGGCTTCCGGCGCCCTGCAACTGCTGTTGGCGGTGCTGGTCAATCCAGGGGAAAAGGTACTCATGCCGGATCCGGGCTATCCCTGCAACCGTCATATGGTGCGCCTTTTCGAAGGGGAAGCCGTTTCTCTGGGGGTGAAAGCCTCCCGGGATTTCTGTTTGGCCAATGATCAGGTGATCCACCACTGGGACAGCCACACCCGGGCACTCATGGTGGCCACGCCCGCCAATCCCACCGGTCGTTTACTGAGCCTCGAACAGCTGGAGCAGTTCTACAGTGCGGCGCTGGCTCCCGGTGGCGCGTTCATCGTGGATGAGATCTACCAGGGCCTGGTATATGAACAACCCGTGGAGACCGCGCTTTCCCTGGGAGAGGAGCATCTGTTCGTGGTGAACAGTTTTTCCAAGTTCTTTGGCATGACCGGCTGGCGTCTGGGCTGGGTGGTGGCGCCGCGTGCTTATGTACCCGCGCTGGATCGCCTGGCGCAAAACATTTTTCTGGCGGCGCCCACCATGTCCCAGTATGCCGCCCTGGCTGCTTTTCATCCCGAAACTCTGGAAATCCTGGAGCAACGCCGGAATATCTTTCAACAGCGTCGGGACTATCTCTATCAGGCCCTCACGGAGCTGGGCTTCCGCATCCATGGCAAACCTGAAGGAGCGTTCTATCTTTATGCCGATGTCAGCCGTTTTAGCAATGACAGCTTCGCCTTTGCCCGGCAACTCCTGGAGCAGGCCCGGGTGGCTATCACCCCGGGCAGGGATTTCGGCAGCTACCGTCCAGAGAAGTTCGTGCGTTTCGCCTATACCACGGACATGGACAGACTGAAGCTGGGAATAGCGCGTATCAGGGCTTTTCTGGCTTCCTGA
- a CDS encoding DUF1800 domain-containing protein: MAINVRRGEAAEQTPQKKVPKPLLGEIRDYAATQAAVTAPPPFAVMVLNRMGFGPHGSDVEDFNALGATDDARLAAYVENQLDWQSIDDSALALRLGDPSFAYLWESFDQAWQNHRVNGDDRYGPVDTLERAVFTRAVYSKRQLMEFLADFWHNHFNIYGRDPYARETWVSWDRDVIRPPQPGNPRPAGLEHGHFMGNFRHMLELTAKHPAMLYYLDNYVNGRGDPNENYAREIIELHTLGAINYAGPDPQPGDINTISMPEFPGEAIHDKYSDADVYEAMRFLTGWNVEDGGNPSGENEPNTGHWYFWEAWHDGLQKQLLGKQWPAFVGINEVYDMLDLLAYHPGTAKYLSLKLCQRFISDDPPQSLVDQVATVFYNNRHEPDQLEQVYRFLLNSPEFKDVSTWGSKLKRPFEVVVSAMRACGADFTVRPDDNESYYFMYYFGRTGQRPFRWRAPDGYPDYRSFWEGGASLVHTWRTLDWLIDENTNNSDPDLMPITDITVSGLGTHTPNTLANFWLKKVLKWGPVGGEWYGTEVHRALRDFMSERPDDDPSPWPVDYPIDDITDNSWPYYWNERLRGLVKLVLSIPEFMQR, translated from the coding sequence ATGGCAATCAATGTGCGCCGGGGTGAAGCTGCAGAGCAAACCCCGCAGAAGAAAGTTCCCAAGCCTTTGCTGGGGGAAATACGGGACTATGCCGCTACCCAGGCTGCAGTGACAGCGCCACCGCCTTTTGCGGTAATGGTGCTCAATCGTATGGGGTTTGGTCCTCACGGCAGTGACGTGGAGGATTTCAATGCTCTTGGCGCCACGGATGATGCGCGCCTGGCGGCCTATGTTGAGAATCAACTGGACTGGCAGTCCATCGATGACTCGGCCTTGGCTCTGCGTTTGGGGGATCCTTCCTTTGCCTATCTCTGGGAAAGTTTCGACCAGGCCTGGCAGAATCACCGTGTGAATGGTGATGACAGGTATGGTCCTGTTGATACTCTGGAAAGAGCCGTGTTCACGCGGGCGGTTTACAGCAAGCGCCAGCTCATGGAATTCCTGGCAGACTTCTGGCACAACCATTTCAATATCTATGGCCGTGATCCTTATGCGCGGGAAACCTGGGTTTCATGGGACAGGGATGTGATCAGGCCGCCCCAGCCCGGGAATCCCCGGCCCGCAGGTCTGGAGCATGGACATTTCATGGGCAATTTCCGGCATATGCTGGAACTTACCGCCAAGCATCCGGCCATGCTCTATTACCTCGACAACTATGTCAATGGCCGCGGTGATCCCAACGAAAACTATGCCCGGGAAATCATCGAGTTGCATACCCTGGGTGCCATCAACTATGCGGGGCCGGATCCTCAACCGGGTGACATCAACACTATCAGCATGCCTGAGTTTCCGGGTGAGGCCATCCATGACAAGTATTCTGACGCCGATGTGTATGAGGCCATGCGCTTCCTCACGGGATGGAATGTCGAAGATGGAGGCAATCCTTCTGGAGAGAATGAGCCGAACACCGGACATTGGTACTTCTGGGAAGCCTGGCATGACGGGTTGCAGAAACAGCTGCTGGGCAAACAATGGCCAGCCTTTGTAGGCATCAATGAAGTTTACGATATGCTGGATCTTCTGGCCTATCATCCGGGGACTGCCAAATACCTATCCCTGAAGTTGTGCCAGAGATTTATCAGTGATGATCCCCCCCAGTCCCTGGTGGATCAGGTGGCTACGGTTTTCTACAACAACCGGCACGAGCCGGATCAACTGGAGCAGGTGTATCGCTTCCTGCTGAATAGTCCGGAATTCAAGGATGTCAGCACCTGGGGCAGCAAGCTGAAACGGCCCTTCGAAGTGGTTGTTTCGGCGATGCGGGCATGTGGCGCTGATTTTACTGTCCGACCGGATGACAATGAAAGTTATTACTTTATGTACTACTTCGGGCGCACAGGACAACGGCCATTTCGCTGGCGTGCCCCGGATGGTTACCCGGACTATCGTTCCTTCTGGGAGGGTGGGGCATCTTTGGTGCACACCTGGCGCACTTTGGATTGGCTGATCGATGAGAATACCAACAACAGTGATCCGGATCTCATGCCCATTACTGATATCACCGTATCCGGCCTGGGAACCCATACTCCCAACACACTGGCCAATTTCTGGCTGAAAAAAGTATTGAAATGGGGGCCGGTGGGTGGTGAATGGTACGGCACCGAGGTTCACCGTGCGCTACGTGATTTCATGAGTGAGCGCCCCGATGATGATCCGTCCCCCTGGCCCGTTGATTATCCAATTGATGATATTACTGACAACTCTTGGCCGTATTACTGGAATGAACGCTTGCGTGGTCTGGTTAAACTCGTGTTGTCCATTCCGGAATTCATGCAACGCTGA